A stretch of Arctopsyche grandis isolate Sample6627 chromosome 9, ASM5162203v2, whole genome shotgun sequence DNA encodes these proteins:
- the LOC143916666 gene encoding uncharacterized protein LOC143916666, protein MADTVFNIFGSLSVQKQLAPKTLGENVNVLKKLGATTKGVTPSKINRNIATPKFNDPKRKTFFQNEGASIQSFRQTGDVKKTSQPMFKKTLQVYEDEIVTPKPEDDFDEMLKIEYNRKPIVDDDACDDEMAFTKEQVDQLIFGLPNNNHPFTPMFDEPKMLMPQMQGCDDFNDLLPDDETELNDCQFIVDDILIPM, encoded by the exons ATGGCTGATACGGTATTCAACATTTTTGGCTCTCTCTCTGTACAAAAACAATTGGCCCCCAAAACACTCGGTGAAAATG TGAATGTTCTGAAAAAGCTCGGTGCAACTACCAAAGGAGTGACACCTTctaaaataaacagaaatatAGCGACACCGAAATTTAACGATCCCAAAAGGAAAACGTTCTTCCAAAACGAAGGTGCATCCATTCAATCTTTCCGTCAGACCGGTGACGTTAAAAAAACTTCACAACCAATGTTTAAAAAAACCCTCCAAGTCTACGAAGATGAAATTGTTACTCCAAAACCCGAAGATGATTTTGATGAAATGTTAAAAATCGAATACAATCGCAAGCCAATAGTTGATG ATGATGCATGTGACGATGAAATGGCATTCACCAAAGAACAGGTAGATCAGCTTATTTTTGGTTTACCAAataataaccatccatttacTCCGATGTTCGATGAACCAAAAATGCTGATGCCTCAAATGCAAGGCTGTGATGATTTTAACG ATCTTCTGCCTGATGACGAAACAGAACTTAATGACTGTCAATTTATTGTTGATGATATTTTAATTCCTATGTAA
- the Polr3D gene encoding RNA polymerase III subunit C53 isoform X1: protein MSNSDSKMTSVGDIPDGVVIKTEPGVVNTGRLSSFKQPRDLMLNNLTSNKQQPKKVFTPNLNAVRNKNKHLLIVDTSKQRRKNEKNDKHDRPKGNQNKGPGVLKSSGVFSEGIAAAPKRYHLRENYSGGNSKDGPSTLAKPVYKAKSEKKIEKEFEGLDIKGFMSDSDDASGDEFMDTQYLPIRLPMSCEGLYLPKKDNSAIKSVPSIKQEPVDKTESVDSVLMIDPLPEIFKHKIKTEPEESKAVIDYFQNPKMSLFMLQFPDSLPGRGPDTVPEGKDKTEKVDEKSEALNVCNFSHLEEGQIGKIVIYKSGKVKLLIGNTYYDLALGTQSQFRQDVMSISTNSEDRTGTMINLGDVQTKLTAIPDWEKMFNIDDDHS, encoded by the exons ATGAGCAATTCAGACAGTAAAATGACAAGTGTTGGTGACATTCCTGATGGCGTGGTGATCAAAACAGAGCCGGGAGTCGTCAACACCGGCAGACTATCATCTTTCAAACAGCCCAGAGATTTAATGTTAAACAACCTAACCTCAAATAAACAACAACCGAAGAAAGTTTTTACCCCCAATTTGAACGCCgtgagaaataaaaataaaca TTTGCTCATCGTTGATACGAGTAAACAACGGCGCAAAAATGAAAAGAACGATAAGCACGATCGCCCTAAAGGAAATCAAAACAAAGGACCAGGCGTTCTTAAATCTAGCGGTGTCTTTTCCGAAG GTATAGCGGCTGCTCCGAAAAGGTATCATTTGAGAGAAAATTATTCTGGTGGAAACTCCAAAGACGGACCATCCACTCTAGCGAAACCAGTATACAAGGCGAAGAGCGAAAAAAAG ATTGAAAAAGAATTTGAAGGTTTGGACATCAAAGGATTTATGAGCGATAGTGACGACGCTAGTGGCGATGAATTTATGGATACGCAATATTTACCAATTAGATTACCCATGAGTTGTGAAG GTTTATACTTGCCCAAGAAGGATAATAGTGCTATTAAGTCTGTACCATCTATAAAGCAGGAGCCCGTAGATAAGACCGAGTCAGTTGACAGTGTTTTGA TGATAGATCCACTTCCggaaatttttaaacataaaatcaaAACGGAGCCTGAAGAGTCTAAGGCTGTCATTGACTATTTTCAAAATCCTAAAATGTCCCTTTTCATGTTGCAa ttCCCGGATAGTTTACCTGGAAGAGGTCCAGACACAGTTCCTGAAGGTAAAGATAAGACTGAAAAAGTCGATGAAAAATCAGAA GCACTGAATGTGTGCAACTTTAGCCATTTAGAAGAGGGCCAAATTGGTAAAATCGTTATTTACAAATCTGGAAAGGTGAAGCTTCTGATTGGGAATACGTATTACGATTTAGCATTAGGTACACAAAGTCAATTTAGACAGGACGTAATGTCGATTTCAACGAATTCGGAGGATCGAACGGGAACTATGATCAATTTAGGAGACGTTCAAACAAAACTGACTGCCATACCCGACTGGGAGAAAATGTTCAATATCGACGACGACCATTCATAG
- the Polr3D gene encoding RNA polymerase III subunit C53 isoform X2, translating to MSNSDSKMTSVGDIPDGVVIKTEPGVVNTGRLSSFKQPRDLMLNNLTSNKQQPKKVFTPNLNAVRNKNKHLLIVDTSKQRRKNEKNDKHDRPKGNQNKGPGVLKSSGVFSEGIAAAPKRYHLRENYSGGNSKDGPSTLAKPVYKAKSEKKIEKEFEGLDIKGFMSDSDDASGDEFMDTQYLPIRLPMSCEVIDPLPEIFKHKIKTEPEESKAVIDYFQNPKMSLFMLQFPDSLPGRGPDTVPEGKDKTEKVDEKSEALNVCNFSHLEEGQIGKIVIYKSGKVKLLIGNTYYDLALGTQSQFRQDVMSISTNSEDRTGTMINLGDVQTKLTAIPDWEKMFNIDDDHS from the exons ATGAGCAATTCAGACAGTAAAATGACAAGTGTTGGTGACATTCCTGATGGCGTGGTGATCAAAACAGAGCCGGGAGTCGTCAACACCGGCAGACTATCATCTTTCAAACAGCCCAGAGATTTAATGTTAAACAACCTAACCTCAAATAAACAACAACCGAAGAAAGTTTTTACCCCCAATTTGAACGCCgtgagaaataaaaataaaca TTTGCTCATCGTTGATACGAGTAAACAACGGCGCAAAAATGAAAAGAACGATAAGCACGATCGCCCTAAAGGAAATCAAAACAAAGGACCAGGCGTTCTTAAATCTAGCGGTGTCTTTTCCGAAG GTATAGCGGCTGCTCCGAAAAGGTATCATTTGAGAGAAAATTATTCTGGTGGAAACTCCAAAGACGGACCATCCACTCTAGCGAAACCAGTATACAAGGCGAAGAGCGAAAAAAAG ATTGAAAAAGAATTTGAAGGTTTGGACATCAAAGGATTTATGAGCGATAGTGACGACGCTAGTGGCGATGAATTTATGGATACGCAATATTTACCAATTAGATTACCCATGAGTTGTGAAG TGATAGATCCACTTCCggaaatttttaaacataaaatcaaAACGGAGCCTGAAGAGTCTAAGGCTGTCATTGACTATTTTCAAAATCCTAAAATGTCCCTTTTCATGTTGCAa ttCCCGGATAGTTTACCTGGAAGAGGTCCAGACACAGTTCCTGAAGGTAAAGATAAGACTGAAAAAGTCGATGAAAAATCAGAA GCACTGAATGTGTGCAACTTTAGCCATTTAGAAGAGGGCCAAATTGGTAAAATCGTTATTTACAAATCTGGAAAGGTGAAGCTTCTGATTGGGAATACGTATTACGATTTAGCATTAGGTACACAAAGTCAATTTAGACAGGACGTAATGTCGATTTCAACGAATTCGGAGGATCGAACGGGAACTATGATCAATTTAGGAGACGTTCAAACAAAACTGACTGCCATACCCGACTGGGAGAAAATGTTCAATATCGACGACGACCATTCATAG